ATGATGTTTCAGTTTCGGAAAATGGCAAGACTGACAGTATTGCTAAGGGTTCTAGAGAGTTTGCCAAACGGAGGCCCGTCCTCCCAATCTGCTTGAAGAGATATTCCTTTGAAAACAAGAGAGCTAATAGGCTGCAAGTCAAGGTCATCATCCCACCGGTGATTAACTTACCGTCATTTGTGGCTGATGAGAATGATGATAATAAGACATCACATAACTATAAATTAATTCTAGAGAGTGCCATTTGCCATAGGGGAACCTCCACTACGTCTGGTCAttttgttgctgctgtCAGAAGGAACTACCAACGAGTTAATGAGACTGATGATGAATCATACTGTGCTGAATGGTATCTCTATGATGATTTACACAAGCCAAAAGTAGTCGAGAAATCCTTTAAGGAAATCTTTAACACTGAATGGCCTTACATTTTATTTTACCGGTTGATATCTTATGAGGAATCTGAGTCATCGGCAAACAGCATCCGTTCTGGTCAAAGTTCCACGAACTCTCCAAGAGTGATTATCCCTCAAGgttccaaatccaaatacTGGCAGGAAGATACTCTCTCACCAATTCTTTCTGCTTCCAACTCTccttctttcaagtctgaAAGTGCTATTGACAGCCTCAACAAATCTTTAACGAATATGAGTGCCAATAGTGAAGGGGGAAGCGACACTGCTCCACCCGAGTCTAAACATGTGGATATCAGAGATAGGTATTACTGGTATATACCTGATCTGAATATGGACTATTACAAGGAAGACTCTCTTTCTAAGGTCAGTACTAGACGAACTAGTTTTACAGCCCCATTTCGTAAAAACAGTCAGTGGAGTGAAACCTCGGCTACCAATACAAAGTCTGAAACCTCAGCTATCAATACAAAGTCGCCAACTGTGGATACCAAGTCTCAAGAGACACCCTCACCTTCTGGCTCAATGTGGAggttcaagtccaaaaacaagtccaagagtCCTCCGTTGGAAACccatgaaattgaaagtATGGTTTCTCATATGAGCTTAACCAACCCCGAACCTCATATAGAGACTATCACCGATGTACATTCAAACCCTGAGCGATCGAAAATTGACACTCGCCATCATCACCACATTCTTCATAGACATAATCATGATGAGATCAATAATTCATATAAACGATCTAGGTCAATGAGAGAAGCATATAGAAAAGAGAAGTGCATTATCTGTTAGCTTCACAGTCATTAATTATATAATATTACATTAAATACATTCAATCACAGTAGTAGATTGCTCCATCTGTTCCGGCTGCTGCTACTTTACTCTGCTCTTGTGGATGAAATTTCACCGTGCTGATCAACCTTTTGGAAAGGTTTAGCTTTTTCACCACTTTCCCGGAATTCCAATCCCACAATAAAATATTTCCCTTCGAATCCCCTGCAACGAGAATCTTTCCATCGGGGGAGATATCAATTTCGATCTTGTATCCAGTAACGTTTTCATTCTTGAACACTTTTTTCttaaacttgaactttcCTTCCCCATCTATAACCTGAATCGCATTGTTCATATTTTGGAGAGCAATATACTCCTCACTGGGTGGGACACATAaagcagaagaaacagCATATTGTGTTGGGTGTGTTACAGTTTTGACGGGAATATTTATTCCCCAACTCCAAATTCTTATAGACTTGTCATCAGACAGCGATAAGAACTTATTTCCATGTTGTATAACACACAAAGCATTGATGGAGCCCACATGGTGATCATAAGTTTGGAGTAGGTTATGGGAGGTTCCTTCAATGTCATAGTGTTCTATATTACTGTTCATTAGCCCTACTAGAAATTCATTGTCATTATTCGGGTTGAATTTCAAGACAGTAGGCACTGCTTGCACTTTTATTGTCTTCAATATAGTACCCGTTTCAGTATCCCAAAGTATCACCTTCTTGTCAAAAGAACAACTCAAGAACTTGTCTCCAGATAAATTGAAGGCTATGTCTTTCACAGCCTGAGAATGGCCATAGTACTCTCGAATCAACTCTTTTTTATGATACACGTCCCAAAGACGTACAATACTGTCATTTCCACAAGATAGTAACAAATGTCCAGAATTTGGAAAGAATTCAACCTTTGATACACCTGAATCATGTCCAGGAAATTTATGTACCACCTTCTTGGGTACAAAGCACTCTTGGGCTCCCGaaatcttcatcaagttgattttgggaaGCTGTGGAACATTCATGAAACTTCCACTATATTTGAACAGAGCGAAGTACTCTGTTGTGAGCTTGTTTTTTTGCTTTTTACCTTCTTCCtgtttttcttgatctgattcttcttcctcgtcttgttcatgttgttgttctaaatcttcttctactACCACTTCCTCTTCACTCTCTTCGAAATTGGCCCACGGTCCAAGATAATTGTCTTCTATATCACCTtcctttctctttttttTCTGTCTAGCCTTCGACACATCCGGTTCTCTCAAGTGTCTCTTTGTGTGACCCTTATCAACATATACTCTGTGTGATGTTGCAACATCAAAACTAGGTGTTATTGATGTTTCAGATAGATCAGATAGATGCGGGCTATAGTCAATTACATGTTCCGAGAGCCTTGATAGTATCCCTTGCTTGGGCTGGGTATCGGAATCTGAATCAGACGAATATCCTTCTATTATGGCCATTGCAGCAAAACGCCGATTTGAGTTCGCGATGAGCATTGGCATTTTTTTAGTTTCACCGTAACCATGAGCAagagaagagttgaagaaccagaagattCCGACATCGATGTCAGTTCCACTGATTCCGAAAACGAACAGGAAgaacaaattgaacaagaagatgaaactGTCAATGTCgactttgacttttttGACCTTAATCCTGAGGTGGATTTCCATGCaaccaagaacttcttgagaCAGttatttggagatgattCGATTAAATTCGATCTTTCTGCTATTGCTgacttgttcttgaaggaaaatAGCGTGGGAACCACAATCAAAACCGAAGGTAAGGAAGGCGATCCGTTTGCATTATTATCagtgatcaacttgtctgAAAATAAAGGTAACTCCAGCATCAAAGCAATCGTCGACTATGTTTTGGAGAAGACCACCAAGAATATGGAGTTCAACTacatgttgaagaaattgatcaaagaaaatgggAAGATCACTAAAGACACTTccaagcagttgaaaacTGGGTTAATTGTAAGTGAAAGATTGATCAATATGCCAGTCGAAGTGGTTCCTCCAATGTACAAgatgttgttggaagaaatggagAAGTCCGAAGATGCCCATGAAAAGTACGAGTTTGACTACTTTTTGATCGTTTCCAAGGTATATGAAATGGTTGCATCGAATattcaagatgatgaagacaaCAAAAAactgaaaaagaagaagcctgCTACTGAAGCTCAGGTCGAAATGGATTACTTTCACTACGAAGACCTCGTGTTGGAGGCCAATGCAATGTACCACGGCTATTACGAATACACCAATAAGCACCAAGAAACCGATTCAAGAAGAGTGTTTACTGAATATGGTATCGAACCAAAGTTGAGTGTAATCTTGATTGACAAAGACAGCTTGGCCAAGTCGGTTCCTGAGATGGAACAGAAATTCCCTCCATTTTAATCCAAAAATGTGTACATTAAGCATTTACATATTAAGTAATGAATATATCTATCGTAGTCAGATTGCTTCTGGATATTGTCCTATTCCCCTAATAAAGCTCTCACAATAATCACTATTATCAACTCAGCGATTGTCAACATTATTATTATAATTGCAAAAGCAATGCCCAACAATTGTTGgatcaagaatttgatgatattaccTCTCAGTTTGGGCTTTGAGGCCACGTCAATCTCCTCGCTCATTTCAGTAAAACAAGTAGTGATTCCGGGTCTTTGGACCTTGTCTAAATTATCAAGACGTCTTCCTACTCCTTACAACTACCTGTTATCTGCTCTAAACCGATACGACTACTAACGGCTGCTAAATATTCAACCCGCGCTCGCTTTGACCCTCTACACGAATTTTCTGGCGTCTGAAAATGAGacgaaaatttttcagatTCGTTAGACCTTAAAGGAAGTAAAAAGATGGCTCCACCACACAAGAACCATAATTTCCGCCCAGAGAACGTCTTGAAGCGTGCCGAAGACTTAATCGGTGTcggagaagaagaagctgccTTAGAAACCTTGTATGAGTTGATCACCTCCAAGAGAATCCGTTATTTACAAGTTGAGGATTTAGAGCCTATTGCTTCGttattgatcaagttaGCGGTTGATTTAAGAAAAGGaaagttggccaaggaTGCTTTACATCAGTATAAGAAGAACATTCAAACGTCTGAAAATGGTTTGGAATCCGTTCAAGTTATCTGTCGTAGATTCATTGAATTAGCtgagaagaagttgaacgaagCTCAAGCTAAGGCTGATATTAAAATCGATCAGGATGACGACGATTTGGAAACTTCCCAAACCCCAGAAAGTATTTTGTTATCTTCTGTATCCAACACCGACTCAGCTGACCGTACCGAACGAGAATTGGTGACGCCTTGGTTGAGATTCTTGTGGGAAGCCTTCAGAGCCGTTTTGGATATCTTGAGAAACAACTCCAAAATGGAGGTCACCTACTCTGCTGTTGTGAACCAAGCATTCCAATTTTGtctcaagttcaacagAAAATCCGAATTCAGAAGATTATGTGAATTGTTAAGAACCCATATGCAATCGGTAACTATTCAAAccaaaacttcaaacaCTAATGCTATTGACTTATCCGACAGTGAAACTGT
Above is a window of Yamadazyma tenuis chromosome 1, complete sequence DNA encoding:
- a CDS encoding uncharacterized protein (COG:S; BUSCO:EOG09262A6N; EggNog:ENOG503NWGH) codes for the protein MLQHHTEQKKKRKEGDIEDNYLGPWANFEESEEEVVVEEDLEQQHEQDEEEESDQEKQEEGKKQKNKLTTEYFASFKYSGSFMNVPQLPKINLMKISGAQECFVPKKVVHKFPGHDSGVSKVEFFPNSGHLLLSCGNDSIVRLWDVYHKKELIREYYGHSQAVKDIAFNLSGDKFLSCSFDKKVILWDTETGTILKTIKVQAVPTVLKFNPNNDNEFLVGLMNSNIEHYDIEGTSHNLLQTYDHHVGSINALCVIQHGNKFLSSSDDKSIRIWSWGINIPVKTVTHPTQYAVSSALCVPPSEEYIALQNMNNAIQVIDGEGKFKFKKKVFKNENVTGYKIEIDISPDGKILVAGDSKGNILLWDWNSGKVVKKLNLSKRLISTVKFHPQEQSKVAAAGTDGAIYYCD
- the BCP1 gene encoding Mss4p nuclear export (EggNog:ENOG503NVUT; BUSCO:EOG092649VA; COG:K) → MSKRRVEEPEDSDIDVSSTDSENEQEEQIEQEDETVNVDFDFFDLNPEVDFHATKNFLRQLFGDDSIKFDLSAIADLFLKENSVGTTIKTEGKEGDPFALLSVINLSENKGNSSIKAIVDYVLEKTTKNMEFNYMLKKLIKENGKITKDTSKQLKTGLIVSERLINMPVEVVPPMYKMLLEEMEKSEDAHEKYEFDYFLIVSKVYEMVASNIQDDEDNKKSKKKKPATEAQVEMDYFHYEDLVLEANAMYHGYYEYTNKHQETDSRRVFTEYGIEPKLSVILIDKDSLAKSVPEMEQKFPPF